In one Shinella zoogloeoides genomic region, the following are encoded:
- a CDS encoding DMT family transporter, with protein sequence MLLLALMWGLSIPITKLGLGSIPPMTLTALRFMVAVPLMMFLARRELRVPARAVLPIIGLGVMGITLGNVAQSFGVQGTSASVATILSATIPLFIVILAAIRFRQSVTPLQWSGLLAAFLGIALVAVGSGPGVDDMSRTTVSGVVLMLISAVGIAIYYIWSAELTEKYGLMPVAAWNMLVGLLTVLPLAGWEMSRQPVDITAQALAAIIYLGVVVTVIGLILWLYLLKVVPARIAASVQYLQPVFGISASAFLFGDELGLLFAAGVALVLAGLALAASGKRANSQSG encoded by the coding sequence ATGTTGCTGCTGGCGCTGATGTGGGGGCTGTCGATCCCGATCACGAAACTCGGCCTCGGCAGCATTCCTCCCATGACATTGACGGCGCTCCGCTTCATGGTCGCCGTGCCGCTCATGATGTTCCTGGCGCGGCGGGAACTGCGCGTTCCCGCAAGGGCCGTTCTTCCCATCATAGGCCTCGGCGTCATGGGCATCACGCTCGGCAACGTTGCGCAGTCCTTCGGCGTCCAAGGCACGTCGGCCTCCGTCGCGACCATTCTTTCGGCAACCATTCCGCTGTTCATCGTCATTCTGGCCGCCATTCGCTTCAGGCAGTCGGTGACGCCGCTGCAATGGAGCGGCCTTCTCGCTGCCTTCCTCGGGATCGCCCTTGTCGCCGTCGGCAGCGGGCCGGGTGTCGATGACATGTCGAGGACCACGGTCTCGGGGGTCGTCCTGATGCTGATCTCGGCGGTCGGCATCGCTATCTATTACATCTGGAGTGCGGAACTGACGGAAAAGTACGGCCTGATGCCTGTAGCAGCATGGAACATGCTCGTCGGTCTCCTGACGGTGCTGCCGCTCGCGGGCTGGGAGATGTCCCGGCAGCCTGTCGACATCACGGCGCAGGCTCTGGCGGCTATCATCTATCTCGGCGTCGTGGTCACTGTGATCGGGCTGATCCTGTGGCTCTACCTTCTGAAGGTCGTTCCCGCGCGCATCGCAGCAAGCGTGCAGTATCTGCAGCCTGTCTTCGGTATCAGCGCCAGCGCGTTTCTGTTTGGTGACGAATTGGGGCTGCTGTTTGCGGCGGGCGTCGCCCTTGTCCTCGCCGGGCTCGCGCTCGCTGCTTCGGGCAAACGTGCCAACTCCCAGTCGGGATGA
- the gcvA gene encoding transcriptional regulator GcvA — protein sequence MADHLPPLQTLRAFEATGRRLSMTLAAHELHLTHGAVSRQIKALEDYLGVPLFRRLTRRIELTNAGQAFFSTVTRLLSELAREAEELRRKNDTSRLVVNCSVSFASKWLTPRLHRLMANAPDLDIHLEVTDAPVDFATSHVDVALRYGDGEYAFAAAERIMNETVSPVCSPDYRDRMGGLHAMDDLVKCQLIHEIGMNTTWERWFAMMGLPYPGGRGPGYSHGSMSIDAAVRGAGIALGRSVLVAEDLAAGRLISLFPQAKLEVAWGYDLIYRIGNQDHPKVRAFRDWILREVREFTRSMQG from the coding sequence ATGGCCGACCATCTTCCCCCGCTTCAGACACTCCGGGCCTTCGAGGCGACGGGCCGCCGCCTCAGCATGACGCTGGCAGCGCACGAGCTCCACTTGACCCACGGCGCTGTGAGCCGTCAGATCAAGGCGCTGGAGGACTATCTGGGCGTACCGCTCTTTCGCCGGCTGACCCGAAGGATCGAACTGACCAACGCGGGGCAAGCTTTTTTCAGCACCGTGACAAGGCTACTGTCGGAACTGGCGCGCGAGGCGGAGGAATTGCGCCGGAAGAACGACACGTCGCGGCTGGTCGTGAACTGCAGCGTCTCCTTTGCCAGCAAGTGGTTGACGCCGCGCCTCCACCGCCTGATGGCAAACGCTCCCGACCTCGATATCCATTTGGAGGTGACCGATGCGCCGGTGGATTTCGCGACAAGCCATGTCGATGTGGCGCTGCGCTATGGCGACGGCGAATATGCCTTCGCGGCGGCCGAGCGCATCATGAACGAGACGGTCTCGCCGGTCTGCTCCCCCGACTATCGCGACAGAATGGGCGGCCTCCATGCGATGGACGATCTGGTGAAATGCCAGCTCATCCACGAGATCGGCATGAACACGACCTGGGAACGATGGTTTGCGATGATGGGGTTGCCGTATCCAGGCGGGCGCGGACCCGGATACAGCCACGGCAGCATGTCGATCGATGCTGCCGTCCGCGGGGCAGGCATCGCGCTTGGCCGCAGCGTCCTTGTCGCGGAGGACCTTGCCGCCGGCCGCTTGATATCGCTCTTCCCGCAGGCGAAGCTTGAGGTCGCATGGGGCTACGACCTCATCTACCGGATCGGCAACCAGGATCACCCGAAAGTCCGCGCTTTCCGGGATTGGATTTTGCGAGAGGTACGGGAGTTCACGCGAAGCATGCAGGGATAA
- the msrA gene encoding peptide-methionine (S)-S-oxide reductase MsrA, which translates to MFLIDMFNKKTVMPAPEAALPGRDEPIPTSATHFVNGRPLKGPYPDGLKTVLLGMGCFWGAERLLWKIPGVFVTAAGYSGGFTPNPTYHETTTGLTGHTEVVLVVYDPDTVSLETLLKTFFEAHDPTQGMRQGNDIGTTYRSAIYLDDDADLATARRVRDAYQAALTAAGRTARITTEIARTGPFYFAEDVHQQYLAKNPGGYCGLRGTGVSCAIG; encoded by the coding sequence ATGTTCCTGATCGACATGTTCAACAAGAAGACCGTCATGCCCGCGCCCGAGGCTGCCCTGCCCGGCCGGGACGAGCCCATCCCCACATCCGCCACCCACTTCGTCAACGGACGGCCGCTGAAAGGCCCCTATCCCGATGGCTTGAAGACCGTGCTGCTCGGCATGGGCTGCTTCTGGGGCGCCGAGCGGCTGCTCTGGAAGATCCCGGGCGTCTTCGTGACGGCGGCAGGCTATTCCGGTGGCTTCACGCCGAACCCGACCTACCACGAGACGACGACGGGCCTCACGGGGCACACCGAGGTCGTGCTCGTCGTCTACGATCCGGACACGGTTTCGCTGGAGACCTTGCTGAAGACGTTCTTCGAGGCGCACGACCCCACCCAGGGCATGCGCCAGGGCAACGATATCGGCACCACCTACCGATCGGCGATCTATCTCGACGACGACGCGGACCTTGCGACGGCGCGCCGCGTGCGCGACGCCTACCAGGCGGCGCTGACCGCGGCGGGCCGCACGGCACGCATCACCACGGAGATCGCGAGGACCGGCCCGTTCTACTTCGCCGAGGACGTGCACCAGCAGTATCTCGCCAAGAATCCGGGCGGTTACTGCGGCCTGCGCGGCACGGGCGTTTCCTGCGCCATCGGCTGA
- a CDS encoding BMP family lipoprotein: MKKTLLTLLATAAMSATALAADIKPAIIYDLGGKFDKSFNEAAYNGAEKFKADTGIEYRDFEIANDAQREQALRRFASDGNNPIVMAGFSWSAALEKVAAEYPDTKFAIIDMVLDKPNVRSVVFKEEEGGWLAGILAGMASKSKTVSFVGGMDIPLIHKFACGYIGGAKSLGSDYKVLEAYTGTTPDAWNDPVKGGEIAKSQFDQGSDVVYHAAGGTGVGVLQAAVDAGKLGIGVDSNQNGLHPGKVLTSMVKRVDVAVYDAFMSAKDDKFQPGVNVLGLKENGVDVAMDDNNAPLITPEMKAAVDKARADIISGTVKVHDYMSDETCPY; the protein is encoded by the coding sequence ATGAAAAAAACCCTTCTCACCCTTCTTGCCACTGCTGCCATGTCGGCAACCGCGCTCGCCGCGGACATCAAGCCGGCCATCATCTATGACCTCGGCGGCAAGTTCGACAAGTCGTTCAACGAAGCGGCCTATAACGGCGCGGAGAAGTTCAAGGCCGACACCGGCATCGAATACCGCGACTTCGAAATCGCCAACGACGCGCAGCGCGAGCAGGCGCTCCGCCGCTTCGCCAGCGACGGCAACAACCCCATTGTGATGGCCGGCTTCTCCTGGTCCGCAGCGCTCGAGAAGGTCGCCGCGGAGTATCCGGACACCAAGTTCGCCATCATCGACATGGTTCTCGACAAGCCGAACGTCCGCTCGGTCGTCTTCAAGGAAGAAGAGGGCGGCTGGCTCGCCGGCATTCTCGCCGGCATGGCGTCCAAGTCGAAGACCGTCAGCTTCGTCGGCGGCATGGACATTCCGCTGATCCACAAGTTCGCCTGCGGCTATATCGGCGGCGCCAAGTCGCTCGGGTCGGACTACAAGGTGCTCGAAGCCTATACCGGCACGACGCCGGACGCCTGGAACGATCCGGTCAAGGGCGGCGAGATCGCCAAGTCGCAGTTCGACCAGGGCTCCGACGTGGTCTACCACGCGGCCGGCGGCACGGGCGTCGGCGTCCTGCAGGCTGCGGTTGACGCCGGCAAGCTCGGCATCGGCGTCGATTCCAACCAGAACGGCCTGCATCCGGGCAAGGTGCTGACCTCGATGGTCAAGCGCGTGGACGTCGCCGTCTACGATGCCTTCATGTCGGCCAAGGACGACAAGTTCCAGCCGGGCGTCAACGTGCTCGGCCTCAAGGAAAACGGCGTCGACGTCGCCATGGACGACAACAACGCGCCGCTCATCACCCCGGAAATGAAGGCTGCCGTCGACAAGGCGCGCGCCGATATCATCTCCGGCACTGTCAAGGTGCACGACTACATGTCGGACGAGACCTGCCCCTACTAA
- a CDS encoding SlyX family protein, producing MTTPALPDETQAQRLASLEEHIAHQANTIDELSDQLAEQWRVIEQLRSKLDRLTERFLTLEAGSLEAPAITRPPHY from the coding sequence ATGACCACGCCCGCCCTTCCCGACGAGACCCAAGCCCAGCGCCTCGCCAGCCTGGAGGAGCACATCGCCCATCAGGCCAATACGATCGACGAGCTTTCCGACCAGCTCGCCGAACAGTGGCGCGTGATCGAACAGCTTCGGTCGAAGCTCGACCGGCTTACGGAACGGTTCCTAACGCTGGAGGCGGGTTCTCTGGAAGCCCCGGCCATTACCCGTCCCCCGCATTATTGA
- a CDS encoding ABC transporter ATP-binding protein — protein MSELAIELKGIDKSFGLVHANRNINLKVRKGTIHGIIGENGAGKSTLMSILYGFYQADHGDIVINGQKVNIRDPNAAIAAGIGMVHQHFMLVENFTVLENIMLGAEESQILNAGITKARGELKRLEKEYALEVDPDAVIEELPVGIQQRVEILKALYRKADILILDEPTGVLTPAEADHLFRILEQLKEQGKTVLLITHKLREIMAITDEVSVMRRGEMVATRTTKETSVEELAELMVGRRVLLRVEKGEAKPADVKLSVKNLTVRDSRGVTMVDDVSFDIRAGEIVGIAGVAGNGQSELLEAIAGIRRARSGTVLLNGSEIDITGNADPADLRKRGLAHVPEDRHHVGLVLKFEESENAILGYHDDPKYRKGLLLDIDAIRADAEEKIAAYDIRPPNPRLKTANFSGGNQQKIVLAREMERGPDVLIIGQPTRGVDVGAIEFIHRRIIEMRDQGKAVLLVSVELDEIRALSDRILVMFAGRVVGERTPDATEGELGLLMAGVEGRKEAAE, from the coding sequence ATGAGCGAATTGGCAATCGAACTGAAGGGCATCGACAAGAGCTTCGGCCTCGTCCACGCCAACCGGAACATCAACCTGAAGGTCCGCAAGGGCACCATTCACGGCATCATCGGCGAAAACGGCGCCGGTAAATCCACCCTCATGTCGATCCTCTACGGCTTCTACCAGGCCGACCACGGCGACATCGTCATCAACGGCCAGAAGGTCAATATCCGCGATCCCAATGCCGCCATCGCCGCCGGCATCGGCATGGTGCATCAGCATTTCATGCTGGTGGAGAACTTCACCGTGCTGGAAAACATCATGCTCGGCGCCGAGGAAAGCCAGATCCTCAATGCCGGCATCACCAAGGCGCGCGGCGAGCTGAAGCGGCTCGAAAAGGAATATGCGCTGGAAGTCGATCCGGATGCGGTGATCGAGGAGCTGCCGGTCGGTATCCAGCAGCGCGTGGAAATCCTCAAAGCGCTCTACCGCAAGGCCGATATCCTCATCCTCGATGAGCCGACGGGCGTGCTGACGCCGGCCGAAGCCGACCATCTCTTCCGCATCCTGGAACAGCTCAAGGAGCAGGGAAAGACCGTCCTCCTCATCACGCACAAGCTGCGCGAGATCATGGCGATCACCGACGAGGTCTCCGTCATGCGCCGCGGCGAAATGGTCGCAACGCGCACGACGAAGGAGACCTCCGTCGAGGAACTGGCCGAGCTGATGGTCGGCCGACGCGTGCTGCTGCGCGTCGAGAAGGGCGAAGCGAAGCCTGCCGACGTCAAGCTCTCGGTGAAGAACCTCACGGTGCGCGACAGCCGCGGCGTGACCATGGTGGACGACGTCTCCTTCGACATCCGCGCCGGCGAGATCGTCGGCATCGCCGGGGTCGCCGGCAACGGCCAGTCGGAACTGCTGGAAGCGATCGCCGGCATCCGCCGTGCCAGATCGGGCACCGTGCTGCTGAACGGCAGCGAAATCGACATCACCGGCAATGCCGATCCGGCGGACCTGCGCAAGCGCGGCCTCGCCCATGTGCCGGAGGACCGGCATCATGTCGGCCTCGTTCTGAAGTTCGAGGAGAGCGAGAACGCCATTCTCGGCTATCACGACGATCCCAAATATCGAAAGGGCTTGCTTCTCGACATCGACGCGATCCGCGCCGACGCGGAGGAGAAGATCGCTGCCTACGACATCCGCCCGCCGAACCCGCGGCTGAAGACCGCGAACTTTTCCGGCGGCAACCAGCAGAAGATCGTGCTGGCGCGCGAGATGGAGCGCGGCCCCGACGTGCTGATCATCGGCCAGCCGACGCGCGGCGTTGATGTCGGCGCCATCGAATTCATCCACAGGCGCATCATCGAGATGCGCGACCAAGGCAAGGCGGTGCTGCTCGTCTCGGTGGAGCTCGACGAGATCCGCGCGCTGTCGGACCGCATCCTGGTGATGTTCGCCGGCCGCGTGGTTGGTGAGCGCACGCCGGACGCCACCGAAGGAGAGCTCGGCCTGTTGATGGCCGGTGTGGAAGGCCGCAAGGAGGCCGCTGAATGA
- a CDS encoding ABC transporter permease — translation MSVPHAKLPAWAEYGLIPLVNLAVAFLISGLVVLIVGESPLEAAYHMINGAFGRGEYIGFTLYYTTTFIFTGLAVAVAFHCGLFNIGGEGQAYIGGIGVALACLAFDRTLPWYLVFPIAVVGAAFFGAIWAMIPGWLQAKRGSHIVITTIMFNFIAASLMNYLLNKVFKPLGSMSLETRTFEAGGQLPKLDWLMSIFGLSVGSAPFNISFLLALVAAFGVWVLIWRTRLGYEMRTMGHSPEAARYAGIKEAKIIVIAMMISGGLAGMMALNPIMGEQFRMQLDFVQGAGFVGIAVALMGRSHPAGIIPAALLFGMLYQGGAEISFEMPSISRDMIVIIQGLVILFAGALEHMFRPAITRIVLGLSPKARDVAATKGA, via the coding sequence ATGAGTGTTCCTCACGCGAAACTGCCGGCCTGGGCCGAATACGGCCTGATCCCGCTCGTCAACCTCGCCGTCGCCTTCCTGATTTCCGGCCTCGTCGTGCTGATCGTTGGCGAAAGCCCGCTGGAAGCCGCCTACCACATGATCAACGGCGCCTTCGGGCGCGGCGAATATATCGGCTTCACGCTCTATTACACGACCACCTTCATCTTCACCGGCCTTGCGGTGGCGGTCGCCTTCCATTGCGGCCTCTTCAACATCGGCGGGGAAGGCCAAGCCTATATCGGCGGCATCGGCGTGGCGCTCGCCTGCCTTGCCTTCGATCGGACACTGCCCTGGTATCTCGTCTTCCCGATCGCCGTTGTCGGTGCCGCCTTCTTCGGCGCGATCTGGGCGATGATCCCCGGATGGCTGCAGGCCAAGCGCGGCAGCCATATCGTCATAACGACGATCATGTTCAACTTCATCGCCGCGAGCCTGATGAACTACCTGCTCAACAAGGTGTTCAAGCCGCTCGGCTCCATGTCGCTGGAAACGCGGACCTTCGAAGCCGGTGGCCAGTTGCCCAAGCTCGACTGGCTGATGTCGATCTTCGGCCTTTCCGTCGGCTCCGCGCCGTTCAACATTTCCTTCCTGCTGGCGCTCGTCGCGGCGTTCGGCGTCTGGGTGCTGATCTGGCGCACGAGGCTCGGCTACGAGATGCGCACCATGGGTCACAGCCCGGAAGCGGCGCGCTATGCCGGCATCAAGGAGGCGAAGATCATCGTCATCGCCATGATGATCTCCGGCGGCCTTGCCGGCATGATGGCGCTGAATCCGATCATGGGCGAGCAGTTCCGCATGCAGCTCGATTTCGTGCAGGGCGCCGGCTTCGTCGGTATCGCCGTGGCGCTGATGGGCCGCTCGCATCCGGCGGGCATCATCCCCGCCGCGCTGCTCTTCGGCATGCTCTACCAGGGCGGGGCGGAAATCTCCTTCGAGATGCCCTCCATCTCGCGCGACATGATCGTCATCATCCAGGGCCTTGTCATCCTCTTTGCCGGCGCGCTGGAGCACATGTTCCGCCCCGCCATCACGCGTATCGTGCTTGGGCTCTCGCCCAAGGCCCGCGACGTCGCCGCCACCAAGGGAGCCTGA
- a CDS encoding ABC transporter permease, with the protein MDFFQVFIELAQSTVRVSTPLILAALAGLFTERAGVFDIGLEGKMLGAAFAAGSVAYITQSVYMGLSAAVLVSVLLSLVHGYASITQRGSQIVSGVAINFVVAGSTVILGEAWFRQGGRTPALSADGRFGTIKLPFADSLREVPILGPLYSGLLSGHSPLTYLAFLMVPASWWILYRTRFGLRLRAVGENPGAVDTAGISVIWLRYRAVICCGILCGIAGAYLSLAANAGFTKGMTAGKGYIALAALIFAKWRPKNILFACLLFGFLDAFAIRYQGYAFPLIGKVPVQLMQALPYILTVILLAGFIGKAIPPKAGGVPYVKER; encoded by the coding sequence ATGGACTTCTTTCAGGTCTTCATCGAGCTCGCCCAGTCGACCGTCCGCGTCTCGACGCCGCTGATCCTCGCCGCCCTTGCCGGCCTCTTCACCGAACGGGCCGGCGTCTTCGACATCGGCCTGGAGGGCAAGATGCTGGGCGCGGCCTTCGCCGCCGGCTCCGTCGCCTACATCACCCAGTCGGTCTATATGGGCCTCTCTGCCGCCGTCCTCGTCTCCGTGCTGCTCTCGCTGGTGCACGGCTATGCCTCGATCACCCAGCGCGGCAGCCAGATCGTCTCGGGTGTCGCCATCAACTTCGTCGTCGCCGGTTCGACGGTCATCCTCGGCGAGGCCTGGTTCCGCCAGGGCGGGCGCACGCCGGCGCTTTCTGCAGACGGCCGCTTCGGCACGATCAAGCTGCCTTTCGCAGATAGCCTGCGCGAGGTGCCGATCCTCGGGCCGCTCTATTCGGGCCTGCTCTCCGGCCATTCGCCGCTCACCTATCTCGCCTTCCTGATGGTGCCGGCGAGCTGGTGGATCCTCTATCGCACGCGCTTCGGCCTGCGCCTGCGCGCCGTCGGCGAAAATCCCGGCGCGGTCGACACGGCCGGCATCTCGGTAATCTGGCTGCGTTACCGCGCCGTCATCTGCTGCGGCATCCTGTGCGGCATCGCCGGGGCCTATCTCTCGCTCGCGGCCAATGCCGGCTTCACCAAGGGCATGACGGCCGGCAAGGGCTATATAGCGCTCGCCGCGCTGATCTTCGCCAAGTGGCGGCCGAAGAACATCCTCTTCGCCTGCCTGCTCTTCGGCTTCCTCGATGCCTTCGCCATCCGCTACCAGGGCTATGCCTTCCCGCTGATCGGCAAGGTGCCGGTACAGCTCATGCAGGCGCTGCCCTATATCCTCACCGTGATCCTGCTTGCAGGCTTCATCGGCAAGGCCATTCCGCCGAAGGCCGGCGGCGTGCCCTACGTCAAGGAGCGTTGA
- a CDS encoding cytidine deaminase, giving the protein MSHDLFEAARAAMSLAHAPYSKFPVGAAIRAEDGKIYAGANIENLSFPQGWCAEPTAISQMIMGGARKIVEMAVIAEKLPLCPPCGGCRQKIAEFATAKTPIYLCDETGVKKTMTMEELLPHGFSTDVIG; this is encoded by the coding sequence ATGTCCCACGACCTCTTCGAGGCGGCGCGCGCGGCGATGAGCCTCGCGCACGCGCCCTATTCCAAGTTCCCGGTCGGCGCGGCGATCCGCGCCGAGGATGGGAAAATCTATGCCGGCGCCAATATCGAGAACCTCTCCTTCCCGCAGGGCTGGTGCGCCGAGCCGACGGCGATCAGCCAGATGATCATGGGCGGGGCGAGGAAGATCGTCGAAATGGCGGTTATCGCCGAAAAGCTGCCGCTCTGCCCGCCCTGCGGCGGCTGCCGCCAGAAGATCGCGGAATTCGCCACGGCGAAGACACCGATCTATCTGTGCGACGAGACCGGCGTGAAGAAGACCATGACCATGGAAGAGCTGCTGCCGCACGGTTTTTCGACGGATGTCATCGGATGA
- a CDS encoding purine-nucleoside phosphorylase, producing the protein MSVQTTDLLISRLGGMLPRYGIVLGSGLGSLVEAVENPLRIPYSDLPSFPVSAVSGHAGELVIGHLGGVPVIMLSGRVHFYETGDANAMRTPIEVLKGLGVTSLILTNSAGSLREDMPPGSVMRIADHINFSGTNPLIGLDSDDRFVGMTNAYDAGLAARMDAAAAKLGIPLASGVYMWFSGPSFETPAEIRMARVFGADAVGMSTVPEVLIARHLGLKVAAASVITNYGAGMTGAELSHHETKDMAPIGGKRLAAILSEMIAGGGYANA; encoded by the coding sequence ATGAGTGTTCAAACCACCGACCTCCTGATTTCCCGCCTCGGCGGCATGCTGCCGCGCTACGGCATCGTGCTCGGCTCCGGCCTCGGTTCGCTGGTGGAAGCCGTCGAGAACCCGCTGCGCATCCCCTATTCGGACCTGCCGAGCTTTCCGGTCAGCGCCGTTTCTGGTCATGCCGGGGAGCTTGTCATCGGGCATCTGGGCGGTGTGCCCGTCATCATGTTGTCCGGCCGCGTGCATTTCTATGAAACCGGCGACGCAAACGCCATGCGCACGCCGATCGAGGTTCTGAAGGGTCTCGGCGTCACCTCGCTGATCCTCACCAATTCGGCAGGCTCCCTGCGCGAGGACATGCCGCCCGGCTCGGTGATGCGCATTGCCGACCACATCAACTTCTCCGGCACCAATCCGCTGATCGGCCTCGACAGCGACGATCGCTTCGTCGGCATGACCAATGCCTATGACGCCGGCCTTGCCGCGCGCATGGACGCGGCAGCGGCAAAGCTCGGCATTCCGCTTGCGAGCGGTGTCTACATGTGGTTTTCCGGCCCGAGCTTCGAGACGCCGGCGGAAATCCGCATGGCGCGCGTCTTCGGCGCGGATGCCGTCGGCATGTCCACCGTGCCGGAAGTGTTGATCGCGCGCCATCTCGGCCTCAAGGTCGCGGCCGCCTCTGTTATCACCAACTACGGCGCCGGCATGACGGGCGCCGAGCTCAGCCATCACGAAACCAAGGACATGGCCCCGATCGGCGGAAAGCGCCTCGCCGCGATCCTTTCCGAAATGATCGCGGGCGGAGGCTATGCCAATGCATGA
- the deoC gene encoding deoxyribose-phosphate aldolase — translation MHEDSVKETAKKALSLLDLTDLTDDCDAAAIEKLCAQAQTAFGTTAAICIWPRFVAQARGILGKDHAVKIATVVNFPSGDLAVADVIAETREAIADGADEIDLVIPYRDFIAGDEAAVTEMVAAVKAACTPPVILKTILETGELKDPALIREASDLAIAAGTDFIKTSTGKVAVNATLQAAEVMLNAIKTSGKPVGFKPAGGVRTVGDAADYLALAATILGDDWATPKTFRFGASGLLNDILTVLGGQSAPSAPASY, via the coding sequence ATGCATGAGGACAGCGTGAAGGAGACCGCGAAGAAGGCGCTCTCGCTGCTCGACCTGACCGATCTGACCGATGATTGCGATGCCGCGGCCATCGAAAAACTCTGCGCGCAGGCGCAGACTGCCTTCGGCACGACGGCCGCCATCTGCATCTGGCCGCGTTTCGTCGCCCAGGCGCGTGGCATCCTCGGCAAGGATCATGCGGTGAAGATCGCCACCGTCGTCAACTTCCCCTCCGGTGACCTTGCCGTTGCCGACGTGATTGCCGAGACGAGGGAAGCGATTGCCGACGGGGCCGACGAGATCGACCTCGTCATTCCCTACCGCGATTTCATTGCCGGCGACGAAGCGGCGGTGACGGAAATGGTGGCGGCGGTGAAGGCCGCCTGCACACCGCCCGTCATTCTGAAAACCATTCTGGAAACCGGCGAGCTGAAGGATCCGGCGCTGATCCGCGAGGCCTCGGACCTTGCGATTGCCGCCGGCACGGATTTCATCAAGACTTCGACCGGCAAGGTTGCCGTCAACGCCACCCTGCAAGCCGCCGAGGTCATGCTGAATGCCATCAAGACCAGCGGCAAGCCGGTCGGTTTCAAGCCGGCGGGCGGCGTGCGCACGGTGGGCGATGCGGCGGATTATCTTGCGCTTGCCGCTACCATCCTCGGCGACGACTGGGCGACGCCAAAGACCTTCCGCTTCGGCGCTTCGGGCCTGCTCAATGACATTCTGACCGTGCTTGGCGGCCAGTCGGCACCATCCGCGCCTGCGAGCTACTGA
- the deoA gene encoding thymidine phosphorylase, with protein sequence MLPQETIRRKRNGQPLSREEIARFVAGITDGSVSEGQVAAFAMAVCFNGMTRDETVALTLAMRDSGDVLDWSDIGRPIADKHSTGGVGDNVSMMLAPIAAACGLAVPMISGRGLGHTGGTLDKLESVPGYTIMPSAERFRRTVQEVGCAIIGQTADLAPADKRIYAIRDVTATVDSVPLITASILSKKLAAGLQSLVLDVKVGNGAFMTDGAEAETLARALVEVANGAGVKTSALITDMNQPLADAAGNAVEIANCIAFLKGEKAGTRLERIVLAFAAEMLVLSGLDTDPAVAEARAGRALASGAAAETFARMVHALGGPADIVEKPEAYLVPAPFIRPVLAPEAGYLASCDTRGVGLAVIELGGGRTRPDDAIDHRVGFDRLLPLGTKVQKGDEIGRVHAASEAEAARAVARLAGLYRITPVAPALSPDMLRRISA encoded by the coding sequence ATGCTCCCGCAGGAGACGATCCGCCGCAAGCGGAACGGCCAGCCGCTTTCCAGGGAAGAGATTGCCCGCTTCGTCGCGGGCATCACGGATGGCAGCGTCTCCGAAGGGCAGGTGGCGGCCTTCGCCATGGCCGTCTGCTTCAACGGCATGACGCGCGACGAGACGGTGGCGCTGACGCTTGCCATGCGCGACTCGGGCGACGTGCTCGACTGGTCGGATATCGGTCGGCCGATCGCCGACAAGCATTCGACCGGCGGCGTCGGCGACAATGTCTCGATGATGCTCGCGCCGATCGCCGCCGCCTGCGGCCTCGCCGTGCCGATGATTTCCGGCCGCGGCCTCGGCCATACCGGCGGCACGCTCGACAAGCTGGAATCGGTTCCCGGCTACACGATCATGCCCTCGGCCGAGCGCTTCCGCCGCACGGTGCAGGAGGTCGGCTGCGCGATCATCGGCCAGACGGCCGACCTCGCGCCGGCCGACAAGCGCATCTACGCGATCCGCGACGTAACGGCGACGGTCGATTCCGTGCCGCTGATCACCGCGTCCATCCTCTCCAAGAAGCTCGCCGCCGGCCTCCAGTCGCTGGTGCTGGACGTCAAGGTCGGCAATGGCGCCTTCATGACGGACGGGGCGGAGGCCGAAACGCTGGCGCGCGCGCTGGTCGAGGTGGCGAACGGGGCGGGCGTGAAGACCTCGGCGCTCATTACCGACATGAACCAGCCGCTGGCGGACGCTGCGGGCAATGCCGTCGAGATTGCCAATTGCATCGCCTTCCTGAAGGGCGAGAAGGCCGGCACGCGGCTGGAGCGCATCGTGCTCGCCTTTGCCGCGGAAATGCTCGTCCTGTCGGGGCTGGACACGGATCCGGCCGTGGCCGAAGCCAGGGCGGGCAGGGCGCTGGCGAGCGGCGCGGCGGCGGAGACCTTCGCCCGCATGGTGCATGCCTTGGGCGGGCCGGCCGACATCGTGGAGAAGCCGGAGGCCTATCTGGTGCCGGCGCCCTTCATCCGCCCGGTCCTGGCGCCGGAGGCCGGGTATCTTGCGTCATGCGATACGCGCGGCGTGGGTCTTGCCGTCATCGAGCTCGGCGGCGGACGCACCCGGCCGGACGATGCGATCGATCATCGCGTCGGCTTCGACCGTTTGCTGCCGCTCGGTACGAAGGTGCAGAAAGGCGATGAAATCGGTCGCGTTCATGCGGCCAGCGAGGCGGAGGCGGCGCGCGCCGTGGCGCGCCTTGCGGGTCTCTATCGGATCACGCCCGTTGCGCCCGCCTTATCGCCCGACATGTTGAGGCGCATCAGCGCGTGA